The Belonocnema kinseyi isolate 2016_QV_RU_SX_M_011 chromosome 10, B_treatae_v1, whole genome shotgun sequence genome has a window encoding:
- the LOC117181742 gene encoding uncharacterized protein LOC117181742, with protein MSFENKDSTSDGRKFWNGLKKFSSLFKRHSSTNDKGGKKMSRIHSARNCIIHETIEEMEMENLESSSLPNTEELDSCLDVVAYLDKQVSVDECNVFKKSTTSLDSLFPSKYFQNLNPLMSPVTQKKFIARAKIDKLKNSIQRGWEINSYLDAAIANFDKEKPGAKKVRFSNPPVSEIFDGEEDPGTEISLSERIQIFMGEVDQELGVKKQSQWKC; from the exons atgaGTTTCGAAAACAAAGATTCGACATCCGATGGGAGAAAATTCTGGAACGGACTAAAAAAGTTCTCAAGTTTGTTCAAGAGGCACTCCTCTACTAATGACAAAGGTGGaaag aaaatgtcCCGAATCCATTCAGCAAGGAACTGTATCATTCACGAAACGATCGAAGAAATGGAAATGGAAAATCTTGAGAGTAGTTCTCTTCCCAACACGGAGGAACTGGATTCATGTTTAGATGTGGTGGCATATTTGGATAAACAAGTATCTGTCGATGAATgtaacgtttttaaaaaaagcaCAACATCGCTTGACTCGCTTTTTCCctcaaaatactttcaaaatttgaatccaCTAATGTCTCCTGtaactcaaaaaaaatttattgctcGCGCAAAGATTGATAAACTGAAAAACAGCATTCAGAGGGGCTGGGAAATTAATAGTTATTTGGACGCGGCTATAGCCAATTTTGACAAAGAAAAACCTGGAGCGAAGAAGGTGCGATTTTCAAACCCTCCAGTATCAGAAATTTTCGATGGCGAAGAGGATCCGGGGACAGAAATCAGTCTGAGTGAACGTATTCAAATTTTCATGGGCGAAGTCGATCAAGAACTTGGAGTGAAAAAACAAAGCCAATGGAAATGTTGA